Proteins encoded together in one Thamnophis elegans isolate rThaEle1 chromosome 10, rThaEle1.pri, whole genome shotgun sequence window:
- the LOC116514099 gene encoding cytochrome P450 2J2-like: MMAMGTFLFVLLLALLILFFLRHLWSRRHLPPGPLALPLIGTLWAYGFSFREDYFRKHVKEYGNIYSMWAGHYLIVVLSGFKTVKEGMDRFPEEFSYRPEDAFLTAVGQRRGIIFSNGHIWKQQRHIGVTSLRKLGLGKKSIEHQIEDGAQRLVEMFRQTKGEPFDPSFPVVNAVSNVICALSFGHQFAPEDENFQKLIKALENIVNFSGGFFHVMFFVFPRLMSYLPGPHREALASVEVITSFAKQEIEKHKDSRSLHEPQDFIDYYLLQMEKTRNDPDSTYDEENLAQCILDFFGAGTDTTFGTLKWALLLLTNHPDIQEKVQREIEDVFGSSALISYQDRKKLPYTNAVIHEMQRLKSVLLVGLPRESTKDVKLRGYHIPKGTMIMPDLRSVLLDPEQWETPEEFNPSHFLDKDGKFIEREEFLSFGIGLRSCVGEQLARIEIFIFLTSLLRVFSFRLPEGVKKLNEEPVAKVVIHPHPYKLCAIPLQS, translated from the exons ATGATGGCGATGGGGACTTTTCTGTTCGTTTTGCTGCTTGCTCTGCTGATTCTCTTCTTCCTGAGGCACCTCTGGTCCCGAAGACATTTGCCTCCGGGTCCTTTGGCTCTACCTCTCATTGGGACCTTGTGGGCTTACGGGTTTTCGTTTCGCGAAGATTACTTCCGTAAG catgtaaaagaatatggaaatatATACTCCATGTGGGCTGGACATTACCTTATTGTAGTGCTATCTGGGTTCAAAACTGTGAAAGAAGGAATGGACCGTTTCCCAGAAGAATTCTCTTATCGACCGGAGGATGCTTTCCTGACAGCTGTAGGGCAGAGAAGAG GAATTATTTTCTCCAATGGCCACATCTGGAAACAGCAGCGTCACATTGGTGTCACGTCTCTGCGGAAGCTGGGCCTGGGGAAGAAAAGCATTGAGCATCAGATAGAAGACGGAGCTCAGAGACTGGTGGAGATGTTCAGACAAACAAAAG GAGAGCCTTTTGACCCTTCATTTCCAGTAGTAAATGCAGTTTCTAATGTCATATGCGCTTTGAGTTTTGGCCATCAATTTGCTCCTGAAGATGAGAACTTCCAGAAGTTAATTAAAGCTCTTGAAAATATTGTGAATTTCTCTGGTGGCTTTTTTCATGTG ATGTTTTTTGTGTTCCCACGATTAATGAGCTACCTCCCAGGCCCTCACAGAGAGGCCTTGGCTTCTGTAGAGGTGATCACATCCTTTGCAAAgcaagaaatagagaaacacaagGACTCCAGATCTCTCCATGAGCCACAAGATTTCATTGATTACTATCTTCTACAGATGGAGAAG aCCAGGAATGACCCTGACTCTACCTATGATGAAGAGAACCTGGCTCAgtgtattttggatttttttggtGCTGGGACAGATACAACCTTTGGTACTCTGAAGTGGGCACTTCTTCTCTTGACCAATCATCCTGACATCCAAG AGAAAGTCCAGAGAGAAATTGAAGATGTGTTTGGCTCCTCGGCGTTGATTTCCTATCAGGATCGCAAGAAGCTGCCCTACACCAATGCCGTGATTCATGAAATGCAGCGTTTAAAAAGTGTCCTGTTAGTTGGGCTTCCCAGAGAAAGTACAAAGGATGTGAAGTTGAGGGGCTACCATATTCCTAAG GGGACCATGATTATGCCAGACCTGCGCTCTGTCCTTCTTGATCCTGAGCAATGGGAGACACCTGAAGAATTCAACCCAAGTCACTTTTTAGATAAGGATGGGAAGTTCATTGAACGGGAAGAGTTTCTGTCCTTTGGAATAG GTCTACGTTCCTGTGTGGGAGAACAGCTAGCAAGAATTGAGATCTTCATCTTTCTGACCAGCCTGTTGAGGGTCTTCAGCTTCCGGTTGCCTGAAGGAGTGAAAAAGCTCAATGAAGAACCTGTCGCAAAAGTGGTGATACATCCACACCCTTACAAACTGTGTGCTATTCCCTTACAATCTTAA